The following nucleotide sequence is from Streptomyces bathyalis.
AAGGGCGCCCGCCATGTGACCACAGTGGGCGACGCGGGCGGCTTCCGCGGAGCCACCACCGCCTGGTTCCGTCATCAGTTGATGGGCGACGCCGCGGCGGGAGCGCTGTTCTTCGGACCGGACTGCGGGCTGTGCAACGATCCGGCCTGGTCGGACTTCCGCCGGAACTCCGGCGCGGAGCCGTCGACTACGGCCACCACAGCGAACACGGCCACCACGGCCACCACGGCCACGGCGGACGCGGCCACGGCGAACACCGGCAGCACAGCCACCAAGGCGACCACAGCAGCCAAGGCGAGCACCCCCGCGCAGCAGTCCGCGAAGGTCCGGTACGTAGCGCTCGGGGACTCGGCCGCCGCCGGGCCGCTGATCCTCCCGCCGGACCTACGGCAGCCCGGCTGCCTGCGGACCACCCGCAACTACCCCGCCCGCACCGCCCGGGCGCTCGGCACCGCGGAGTTCACAGACGTGACGTGCTCCAGCGCCAAGACCACCGACCTGACGGGTTCACAGAAGACCCCACTGGGCGCGGTGCCACCTCAGCTTGACGCGCTGGACGCGGACACCACCCTCGTCACCCTCCACATCGGCGCCAATGACATCTCCCTGAGCAGCCTGATGGGCGATTGCCTCAGCCCGCTGCGGCTGCCGCTGACGAGCCGCTGCGCCGACACCTACCAGGACAACGGGCGCGATCAGTGGAAGGAGAAGATCGCCGACCTCGCGCCCCGCATCGACGACACCATCGGCGCCATACAGGCCCGTGCACCCAGGGCCGCGGTGCACGTCGTCGGCTATGGCAGCTACCTTCCGCCCGGCGGCTGTCACCCCAGGGTGCCGATCCTGCCGCGCGACGCCACCTACATCCACAGCACCATCGGGCACCTCAACACCATGCTGGAACAGCGCGCCGCCGCGAAGGGCGTCCACTACATCGACCTGGCGGCCGGGAGCACGGGACACGACGTCTGCCGTCCGCCGGGCACCCGCTGGATCGAGCCCTACGTGCCGGCGTCCCCCGCCGCCCCGTTCCACCCCAACGCCTTGGGCATGAAAGGGTTCGCCGACATCGTCACGGCGGCCGTCACCGACGCCTGAACGCCCGGGTCCCTGACTGAAGCCTGTCGGGCGCAGGGCTCCCTGAACCTCGTGGCCAGGCGCCCACAGCAGACGTACGTCTCGCCGACCCGCGAAGACACCGTCAATTCGCCCTCGTGACAGCACACCCCGCCGGCGCACGGATCGCGCTGTCGACGGGCGTGCACACACGCTCCGACCTTGCGCACCGTCCACGGCAGCTTTCCGGGGGAGCCGCGATGGACCGACTCCACTGGAACAGCGCCGAATTCAGCCCCTCCCGAACCTTCCTGGGCATGAACGCCTCAAGAGAGCACAGGTGGATCAGAGATGACTCGACAGCGTCTGATGGTGCGTTTGCGGAACAACGCGGACAGGGCCGCGGCCCTCGCTCTCTGTGGGTTCGCGGGGGCGATCGTGGTCTTGCTCATCGATCTCGGCGCCCCCGCCCAATGAGGGATGCCTCGATGACGACCGGCTGGTGCGGTGGGCGAGCACGGTGCGGTGCAGATGCTGAGGAGACGCGGACGCTTGCGGACATGGCCGGGGCGGCTCGCGCTGAGCGTGCTGCACGCGGGGAGACCAGCGTGAGTGCACACGGTCGAGTTGCCGCTGCGTCGTGACGGCGTACCGTGCTCGACGAAGTGGCGCAGGTCGTCGCCCAGTTGACGGCCGGTCCGGCCGATCCGGGCGAGCAGGAGCCGACGGGCCAGGGCACCGAGAACACCTCGGGTCTCAAGGTGTGCGTCAAGGCTGACTCGGATGTGGCGGCTGCCCAGCGGAGTCACTGTCCCCATGTTCCGGGGCGGAGGTGACGAATGCGGGCATGCCACGTCCCTCATACGTCCCTTTGCTGCTCAGCGGGACTTCTCGGCGATCAGCAGGGCGTAGCCGAGGGTGCCGTCGGAGACGGCGGTGCGGGCGGCGGCCAGTACGGGTGGTGCCGCGTCCAGGTCGACGCCCGCGGCGATGAGGTTTGTCGAGGCGGTCATGTGCAGCAGGTTCAGCCTCGCCTCGATCTGGTCGATCATGCGGGTCATCGCCTGGTCGTGGCGCTCGGTGCGCACCGTACGCAGCCCTGCGGCGGCCAGGATCTGTGAGTATTCGGACAGCGGGCGGGCGTCAGCGATGCAGGCGATCCGCGCGGCAAGACCCGTCAGTTCCGGCGGGAGCCGGTCGGGGAGGGCCGTGACGTCAGTGATTCCGACCCGGCCGCCAGGGGTCAGAACACGGGCGAACTCGGCGGCGGCCTGGGCCTTGTCGGGAAAGGTGCACAGCGCGCACTCGCAAACCACTGCCTCGAAGACCCCGTCCGGGTGGGGCAGGCCCTCGGCGTCACCCGTGATGAAGGTGGCGCGGTCGCCGAGTCCGACGGCGGAGGCGGCGCCCTGGGCGAGGGCGATATTTGCCGGGGAGTAGTCCACGCCCTCCACCCGCACGCCGTAGGTGTCGGCGAGGAGAAGAGCTGTGGTGCCGCGGCCTGAGGCCACGTCGAGTACGCGGCTCGACTTCGTGAGCTGAAGACCCTCGGCAAGGCGCCGTGTGAGGGCGCTGCCGCCGGGGTGGTAGGAGTCGCCGAGCAGCAGGGCGACCACGTCGGAGGAGTATGAGGCCGCGCAACAGTCCTTGAGCCCGTCACCGGATGCGGCGGAAGGGCTGGGGCTCTGGTCGGTCATTCCGGGTTCCCTTCGCCGGCGGACGCGGATGCGTGACGGGCCGTCTTGGAGCCGTAGGCGGTGTCGGTGAGCTGTGCTGCCAGCGGCAGAGCATTGGGCACCACATCGGCGACCTGGACACCGGACATCTGTGCGCGGATCTGCTCGCGGTAGCCCACGGAGTTGTACGCGCAGAAGGGGATCAGCCTTCCATCGGGGGTGATCTCCTCCACGCAGCACTTCATCAGCTGTTTGACGTTGAGGGTGTAGGGGTCCTGAAAGTCCTGGACCACGATCATGAACGCCTTGTCGCCCAGGTTCTTCACGGCCTCGGGCAGATCGATTCCGCACGCTTCCTCGCAGTCCAGGGCCTGAGCGGTGGCGTGCAGTTGCGCCTCCGTCGTCTCCGTGCCCATGAACGCGGAGGCAGACCACAGTTTCTCCAGCGCCTCGCGGATGCCGGCGTCCGGCATGACGCGGTTCGTGACGTAGTCAAGGTAGTCCTCGACCTGCAGCAGCCGCGGAATGGGCACGACGTTCCGATTCCCCGGCTCGCCGTCCACCAGCAGATAGGTGATCGAGCGGCAGGTGGGGAAGCAGCAGGGCACGGGAAAGAAGTCCCCCTTCCGGAACCACTGCGGCCGTTGAGCGTTGATCAGTTTGATCACGTCGGGATTGGTGAGCCTGTCCAGCGGATCGAAGGCGACATGACGGCCGGAGTGAGTGACGGGTTGGAAGGCCACCGACCGTACGGCGGGGTGGTCGATGCCGAACTCGACGATGTCGCCGAGCTCGTGCTCGTTCAGGCCGCGCTCGACCGCGGCTACGAGGGTGACGGTGAGCCCGGCCTCGGCGCAGTTGTCCAGCGCTCGCTGCTTGAACGTACGCAGGTCCCGGCCGCGGATCTCGCGGTGGGTGCGCTCCTCGAAGCCGTCGAACTGCAGGTAGACGTTCACCGACCGGCCCGGCACCTGGTTGCGCTGCCCTAGCTCGGCGATGAAGTTGTGGTCGGTGGCGAGCCGGATGCCGTTGGTGTTGAGGTTCACGTTTCGGATGGGGCGGGCCTGGGCGAGGTCGATGAAGTCCAGGATGTGCCTGTGGATGGTGGGCTCTCCGCCGGAGAACATCACCACCTCCGCCTCCCCCTCGGAGGCCACGAACACATCCAGCATCCGCTCGCACTGCTCGTGTGTGATCGAGTAACCGTCGCTCTGGTGGCCGGAGTCGGCGAAGCAGATCGGGCAGTCCAGATTGCAGCCGGTGTTGACCTCGATGATTCCCAGACAGGCGTGCTGCTTGTGTTCAGGGCACAGCCCGCAGTCGCTCGGGCAACCGTCCTTCACCTCCGTCTGGAAGGCGAGCGGAATCGTCCCCGGCTTGTTGAACCGCGCCGAGGACATGTACTCCTCGGCGTCCCCGTAGACAAGCGCCTCGAACTCGCCGTGCTCGCGGCAGCGTTTACGCAGGTAGACCTTGTCGTCACGGATGTTGACCTGTGCGTCGACCGGCGTCTTGCACAGCGGGCAGATGGACTTGGTGAACTCTACGAACACCTCCTCCCGGTCCCGCTTCCGAGGCACGGTCGTCCGGGGACCTTGGGGCGTCTCAGGCATCGGCGAGCCTTCCTGGTCGTCAGCGCGGGAGCAGTGGGGCATCGGCGAGGGCTCGTGTCGGAGGCGCGCGTCGGGCCGCCCGGCACGGCTCCATCACCAGGGCAGTGGTCATCGGGGTGAGCGTTCCCACCTCGAAGCGATCACCTACGGTGGACTTCACTCACCGCCTCCTGCGACCTGGTTTCTCCCGGGCGCCGTGCCGCGCGGAGCAGCAACCCTGCATAGAGCAGCAAGAGCCCGTCCTGGATGAGGACGACCCAGTTCAGGCTCTGGGCCAGGTAGATCCCGAAGCAGCCGCAGTTCGTGACGGCGAGACCGCGTATGTAGGCCTGGACGGCCAGCAGCGCCCAGACCACCGCGACCGCGGTGAACACCCACACCGGCGTGATCGCTCGCGATCGCGGACGGGCCAGCAGCCAGAGCCCACTGACCAGTTCGCCCGCGATCAGCGCCACTGCGAGCGCGCCGGCACCCGCGTCGGTGACCAGCCCGTACGCCGTCATGATCGCGGGCATCTGCCCGAAGGAAGCGAGTTGCCCCGCCGCCATCGCGGCATACAGCGCACCGAACACGATCCGCAGCGTCATGTCCCGCACGCTAGGCCCGCGAGAGCGGGCGGAACTGTAAGCGCGCTCACCGAAGAGCCCTCCATGCGGACTGGGTCAGCCCAGCGAGTGGAGCGCGGCGATGATGTCGGCCGGTTCGGCGCGCTTGGTGTAGTCGGTGTCGACGAAGGCCCATTGGATGGCGCCGGCCTGGTTGATGACGTAGGTGGCGGGCAACGGCAAGGTACGTGCGTGGCCCCCGTTCACCCGCTGGAGGTCGAAGCCGAGCCTGTCGTAGACCCCGGCCAGGTCGCCCGGCAGGTCGTAGGCGAGTCCGTACTGTTTGGCCGTGTCGGCGCCGATGTCGCTGAGGACGTCGAAGGCCAACTCGTGCTTCTCCGTCAGGGACAGGGACTCGTCGGGGATCTGCGGGGAGACGGCCACCGGCCGGGCACCGTGCGCGGCGATGGCGTCGTGGTGCTGTTGCAGGGAGCGCAGGGCGATGTTGCAGTACGGGCACCATGCGCCGCGATAGAAGGTCAGCACGGCAGGCCCCTCGGCCAGCAGCCCGTCCAGCGTGACGGTCCGTCCGGTTGCGCTCGGCAGGCTGAAGCCGGGCGCCTGGGCACCCACGGGAAGCGCGCGGTCGGCCTGGCCACGTTCGGCGGCAAGACGGAGCTCTACCGCGCCGCTCTGGAGCGCTATGCCGAGAGCCGCACCCGGCCGGTCCTCGACCGCCTCACGGAGGACCATCGGGGACTGCCCGCCGTCACCGACTTCTTCACCCGGCTGATAGAGACGCGCTGCCGGGGCGAGTTCGCCCAGTGGGGCTGCATGGTCTCCAATGCGCACGCGGGCGCCGAGAACGGCGACCCCGGCGTGCGGGCGCTCCTCGACCGGCAGCACGATCGCCTGCGCGACGCGCTGCACGCGGCCCTCGTCACCGCCCAGGCGCAGGATCAACTGGCCCTGGGCAGCGATCCCGCTGCCGCGGCCGAGGTGCTGGCGCTGCTCGCACACGGGGTGAACCTGCGATCGCGCGCCGGCGCGGACGCACGCCGCCTCAAGAAGACAGTGACCTCAGCCCTCGACGCGATCGGCGGGACAGCGGTGTGATCCATGCGATCCGGCACACCGTCACGCGGCCTCAACTCCGCGCTCTGCGCTCCGCTTCCTCCCTGACAGAGGCGAGCGACGCAGCGACGGTCGCCTCCCAGCGGGCGGCAACCGCGGCTCCCCACCACTGTCCGAGCGCCCACAGGTCCGTACCCATCTGCCCCTCGTACACCAGTCGTGTCCCCGATGCGTGCTCGCTCAGCACGAAGGACTCGGTCACCTGCGGAACCGGGCCACGGACCAGCCGGAAGTCGATGCGCCCGGGCCGGGAGAAGCGCACCGTCTCCACCGTGACCGCCCTCAGCCTCCCGCCCGCAACGGGCGTGAAGTGTTCGGCCAGAACCAGGTCGCTGCCCCGCTCCAGCACGCTGAGTTTCTCGCGCATGGCTCGCGGGGCGCGGCCCAGGTACGGCTGCGCCACCACGTCGAAGACCACCTCCCGGGCCGCTGCGATGTCCACGGTCTGCGGGCCCAATGGCCGGGTGCGCCGGCCGACGCCCACGTCGAGGGGCACCGCTCCGGTCACCAGTCCCAGGTAGGTACCGCCCAGGACTCCTCCGACACCGACCGTCCACGCGGCGATCCGTGCCAGGCGTGCGCCGGTCATCGTCCGGGCTCCGGTACGGCTTCCACGGTGACGCCGTTCGAGAAGGCGACATGGCTTTTGATCTTTTTGGCGGACAGGCTGGGATGCGGGTAGCACCAGGCGGCGTTCGCGTAATCCTGCCCGTCGACGATCAACCCGTAATAGCGGGCGATCCCCTTCCACAGGCACAGTGACCGCCTGCGGCTCTCAGAGACGTACCCGCGGTTGAGCGACTCGGGCGGAAAGTAGTCGTTGTCCTCCACCACCACTGTCCGCTCCGCCTGTGCAAGCACCGCACCCTTCCACACAGCACGCATCCTCCACCTCCAGCGTGATCCTGATCATCCACATCGTGACGCTAGAGCGCCAGCGCACCCACGACGGTGATCCCGCTTACCCTCGGGTCCCGGCGTCCGCAGCTGATGAGAGGGCACCGGTGGAGCTGGTCGACCTCGCTGCTGTGCTGTTCACCGACCGCGGTCTCGGCCTCGCCGCCGTTGGCCTTATCAAGTGCCACGCAACCTGGCGGCCCAAGGCGCACGGCGCATACCGCTCTGGCGCGACATCGGCTGCGGCGTCGGCGCTCTGGGGGGCCACGAGGGACACCGCCGCCGTCCCGGCCATGAACACGGCGACGAGCCAGGGGTCGCCGTCCGCGTAGCCGAGCAGCGCCGCCGCGATGAACGGCGAGAACCCCGCGAGCGCGGCGCCGACCTCGCGGGAGGCAGCGAGCCCGGTGCAGCGCCCGACTTGGGCACGTTGTCGAGGGGGACGCCGGTCAGCCGGTCAGCCGGTCAGCGCCGCGGGCGGCACGCAGGGGCACTCAGCGGTCGCCGCCGCCCTCCAAGAGGGCCAGGTCGGACTTGACGAGAGTCGTGGTCACAAGGAGTTCGGTGATCAGGTTGTGGTTGAGTGCGTTGCCGACGGGCTGGGGGACTTCGTCTTCCATGAGCCCGGACACCGAGCCGCTGAGCCTCGTCCGTACGCCGGCTACGACGCGTGCGGCCCGCTGCTTGCTCCAGGTCTCCGCCGGGCGCAGATCCGCCAGTTCGGCCGCGACCTCCGCCCAGGGAAGAGGCTGCGGCATGGGGTCGTTGCGCAGATAACGCTGGGCGAGGCAGATCAGGACCAGCTTCTCGGTCGCGGTCAGGTCCCACACCTCGCCCTCGTGCGTGGCGACCTCGCCCAGACCGCCATCCCCTGCCCCGGGCGTCGGTGTGGCGACCCGCACCTCCAGCAAGTGCTCCCGTTTCGGGGCGACGATGAACAGCGGGGTGAACCCGGACCGGAGCTCGACCCGGTCACCGCCCAGCACCAGGTGTGCCCCCGGGAGCCGGATCGGCAGGCGCCCGGTGTTGTTCAGCACCCATCGCGAGTGCTCCCGCGTGAAGTAGCCCTGCTTGCGGCTGACGTGCGTGTCGTCCGGCGCGACGCAGACGTGGACTTCCGGTTCGTTGCGGCCGAACACGAGGGGGAAGGCGGCGTCGGGGGCCATGCTCATGCCGCCGTTGACGCCCATGACGAACAGGGCCGGGCTGCGCGGGCGGAATACCGCGAGACAGGCTTCCGTAATCCGGCGGCAGCAGGTTGACCTTGCTCGGTGGCCGCGGCGGCGACAGTGTCATCGGGTCTGCCTCCTCGTCCCAGTTGCTCGGGGCCACGCTAGCCACTTACTGACGAGTGACGTCCCGGATCGGACCGATCAGGCCGATCAGGCCGATGGGGTCGATCAGGTCGATCAGGCCGCCCCCATCCTGCTGGGTGGGCCGTGGCCTTCCCCTTGGCCGGCATGGCGTCACCCCAAGCTCCCGAACTCGTACGCGGGGAAGGCCCGCTGCCGCCCGGAGGGGAGGGCGGCAGCGGGACGGCGGCTACGGTGCCGGAGCCGGTTCGGGCGCGGGCGGGGGTTCCGGCGCGGGCTCCGGCTCCGGCGCAGGGGCCTCCTCCTCAGGCGCGGGCTCCGGCTCCGGCGCAGGGGCCTCCTCCTCAGGCGCGGGCTCCGGCTCCGGCGCAGGGGCCTCCTCCTCAGGCGCGGGCTCCGGCTCCGGCGCAGGTTCCGGAGCAGGAGCTTCCTCCTCGGGCGCAGGAGGCGCGGGGGCCTCCTCCTCAGGCGCGGGCTCCGGTTCAGGAGCGGGGGCCTCCTCCTCAGGCGCAGGTTCCGGAGCAGGAGCTTCCTCCTCGGGCGCAGGAGGCGCGGGAGCTTCCTCCTCGGGCGCGGGCTCCGGCCCGGGAGCAGGGGCCTCCTCCTCAGGCGCAGGCGCAGGCGCAGCGGGCGCTTCATCTGCAGGTGCCGGAGGAGCGGGAGCCTCCTCGGGCGCCGGAGGTGCGGGAGCCTCACCCTCAGGCCCAGGCGGAGCCGGAGGCGGCGGGGCAGGCGCAGGCGGAGCTTCCTCCCCTGGAGCGGGCGGAGCCGGGACCTCGCCCTCGGGCGCCGGAGGTGCGGGGGCCCCGCCCTCGGGTGCAGGCGGAGCGGGAGCCTCCGGCGCCGGTGCAGGCGCCGGTGCAGGCGCCGGCGGAGCTGGCGGAGCCTCGCCTTCAGGCGCTGGGGGTACTGGCGGAGCGGGAGCTTCACCTGCAGGCGCCGGCGAAGCAGGCGCCGGTGGTGCGGGGGCCTCACCCACGGGCGCAGGCGGCGGAACAGGAGCAGGGGCTCCGGCCGGCGGGGCAGGAGCAGGGGCTCCAGCCGGCGGGCAGGAGCAGGGGCTCCAGCCGGCGGGGCAGGAGCAGGAGGCGGCGCCTGCGCGCCCTCTGCCTCCTCCGCACGCGCCAGCCCCGAAGGTGACGAAGCAGACGGCGCCGCCAGCGGCCCCCAGAGGTCCTCAAGAGGCAGATTGCCCACCCAGCCGTCGTTGACCGGTCCACCGACATACGTGGGTGGGCTACTCGCCGGGTCGGGGAGGTCCATCAGCGCGTGCTCGTTCCACTGCTCGATGGACCTCCGCTCCTCAGGGCTGGTGGTCGACTCAAGGTACTCATTCGCGTTGTAAAGGCCGCCTGCAGCACCGGCGATGGGTCCAGCCAGTTTTGATGCCAGGCTCCTTGCAGGGAGTTTGCCATCTGGTCCGGGAACCGGGCGGGCATTCTCTGGGTCCCTGAAACCCCCGATGGTTTCCGCGGCCCGATCGGCATAGAAGAAGCCGGTGTAGGCACCGTCGAAGGTGCGCCCCGCGAAGTCGCCCCAGCTGAACTCCGCAGGCGGTGGCTCAGGCGCAGCCGGAGGCGGCGTCTGAGCCTGCTCCGCTTCCGCCTCCTCCGCACGCGCCAGCTCCGAAGGTGACGAACCAGGCTCCGCCGACGGCGGCGCCTGAGCCGGAGCGGGAGCACCACCATCAGGGGCCTGAGCCGGAGCGGGAGCACCGCCATCAGGGGCCGGAGCCCCAGGAGCGGGAGCACCGCTCTCGGGTGCAGGTGCGGCACCGTCTTCGGTTCCAGGTGCGACGCCGTCGGCAGAGTCCGGAGCCTCACCCACGGGCGGAGCCGGAGGCTCACCCTCCCCCTCAGGCGTCGCGGCCCTGTCCGCGTAAGGGATGTCCGGCACGGGCGTACCTGCAGCGGGCGTTTCTGGAGTCGTGTCCGGAGTCGCGCTCGTTTCCGCTCCGGGCTGCGGCGGCGCCGCCCATGCTCCGGAGCTGGCGTCGTACAGGTCGTCCTCGGAGTCCTCCTCGGCGTCGGAGTCGTCAGAGTCCTCGGAGTCGTTGCCTGAGTCCTCGTCGGCATCGTCGTCGGACTGCTCAGCGAGGCCCGGCAGTTCCGCAGTCGGTACTCCGGAGTCCTCGCTCACGTCACCGGTGTCCGGGTCCTCGCCGCTGTCGGACTCCTCATCCGAGTCGTCGGAGTCCTGCGATACGGGGGCCGGAAGCGTCCGCGGGCCCGCGGCGCGGTCAGCGGGATCGAGCGATGGACCTGCCCGCAGCCCCCGTTGAATCCGATGCAACGCCTCCTCGTCCACCCCGGCGGCACGCAGCCGCTCTGCAATGCGCTCTCGGGCCTCCTGCTCGAGCGATGGCTGCCCGGAACGCGGGAAGTCCGCATCCGCGCGCTGCGCCGACGCCGCGTCGCTCGACTGCTGCTGATAGCGCGGCTGTTGCCGTTCCTGCTGACGCTGCTGCAGCTCCTGCAGCTCCTGCTGCTCCTGCTGCTCCTGCTGCTCCTGCTGCAGCTCCGGCTGCTCTTGCTGCTGCTGCACGGTCGCGGCCTGCGCCTGACCAGGAGCGAAGACCGCCGGCAGCAGCCACGCACCGAACCCCAGCGCCCCGGTCACCACCGCCGCACGTACCAACTGGCGGTCCCACAGCGGCTTCGCGTGCCACTCCGACCGCGGCTGGGGGCACCTGCCGGCGCCGCCAGGGGGAGAGAACTCCGACTGCGCCCCCTTCGACGGCGCACCGCGATCGCCGGCACCGACCGTGCCCGACGCAACGGCGTCCACCAACTCACGTACCGTGGCCGCCGGCACCTCGATCACCGCACCTCGTCGGCGCGAAGGAGCCCTCGTCAGCTCAGGCGGCACCGCGACGTACGTGACCCGCCCGAGGCAGGCCAGTTCCTCCTCGACGTCGACGATCAGCAACGTGGCTGCCGACAACTCCACACCGGTGCGCTGCCGATCCCACCAGGCCCGCAGCCGCCTCGCCGTCCCCCGCGCGGCGAGCTCGTCCCCGAACATCGGCGGTACGAGCACCGGCAGGTCCGCGCCGGCCTCGGCGAACCGCGACCGCATCCCCACGGCGACGGCGTCGGCCAGTTGAGGGTCCCTGACCAGCACCAGGCAGGCATGACCCGCGTGATCACCCGGCGAACCGGAGCGTGCTTTCGCCTGCGGGGATCGGCCAGTTGGATCCGGGATTCTCCGTAGATGCATGCTTGGCGCCTCCTCACGGCAGGACGAAGCCGCCGCCCGTTCACCGCTGGACATGGCACGACAAAGTCCTGGTCTGTTGGTGCGCGGTGACGCTAGGCGACGTCACCCGGGACCGGTCTCAACTTGCCGGTAACCGAGAAACGGCTGGACCACCGCAGCCCCACTCCTGGCCGTCTGCCGCCAACAAGTGGGTGGTCAGGGGCCGTTGACGTTCGAGGCCCTTGCGTGGGACCTGGAGACGACCGACCATGACCGTCGACGCGGCCGGATCACTGATCCGGCACACAAAGCATTCGTCTCGTTACCGCCTGACCGCCTGACCGCGTGACCGCGTGCCGCGTAGCCGCGTGACTCGCGAAGGAGACGCCTGAAGCGGCGTAAGTCGAACGGGGGAAGACCGATGGATTGCGCACGCCTGCCTGATGCCGAACTGCTCCGTCTCACACGGGTAGTCGGAGGGCCGTTTGCTGCTGCGCTCGATGAGCTGGAGCGGCGCCACTTCCCTGCCGTACGGGCCTTCGCATCCGCAGGCACCGTGAGCGAGACGGCCGCCGGCGAGCTGGCGCACCAGTCGTGGGATGAGGCGCTGCGGCAGCAGGAGGACGGCAGTGCCAGCGGTGCCGTACGCCCCTACGCCCTCGCTGCGGTGCTCCGTACGGCTTCCGGCTGGGCGCGAGAGGGCCAACGGAGCGCGTTGAACCCGGAGTTGTGCAGCTGGATCGATACGAACGGGCCGGTGGCGCTTGAGGACGCCGCGACACCGGAATCCCACCCCGGCTCACTCGGGGCGCGCGCCTTCGGCGGTCTTCCGGACCGCAGCCAGGCCGTTCTGTGGCACGAGACGGTCGAGCGCGACGACAGTGCGCTGACGGCCAAGTTGGCCGGTGCCGGCTCCGGTGAGTTGCCCGCGCTCACCGGCCGTGCACGGAGGGGTCTGCACAACTCGTACGTCCAGATCCACCAGAACGGGATGCGGGACGACTGCCGCCGATTCCACCGCATGGTGCTCGCCTACGCGGACGAGAGGTCCTCGGACGTCGGCGCGGAACTCGCCCCGCACTTGGAGAGTTGCGCCCGCTGTTCCCAGGCCGTCACCGACCTCGTGAGTGTGCAGGACGACTGCGGCGCGCTGCTGGCGCGGGCACTGCTGCCGTGGGGCGGTCCGGAGTACGCCGCCCGCCGCATAAGGGAAGACGCCGGCCAGGAGCTCTTCCTGCCCGGGGCCGGTGTGCCGCCCGCGCCGGGCGCTGCTGCGACCGGCAGTACGGCGACCGGCGACCGCCGGCCTGAGGGCCCGACAGCCGAGCCCGTGGTGTCCGAACCCCCGGTGTCCGAAGCTCTGGCGACCAAGCTCTGGGCCACCCGAAGCCCGGCGAGCGGCAGGCCTCGGCCTGGGGTACCCGACGCGGCGGGCGCCAGTGCACGCATGACCCGCCGGCGGCGCACCGATCTCTTCGTGCGGTGTACGGCTGCCGCCGCACTGTGCGGTGTCGCGGCCGTCGTCGTTCTGGGGTTCGCAGGAGACGACCCCCCGAAGGGGAAACCGCAGAGCAAGGAGTCGGGACCGCCTGTGCAGCCCTCGTCTTCGCCTTCCACAGCGCCCTCCCCTTCCAGTACTTCGGCCAGCGCGACGGCCTCTCCCTCGAAGAAGCCCGATCCGTCGTCGAAGCCCAGCAGGGAACGGCCCCCCTCGCCACCCGCTGACGGTTCGGCAGTGGAGTGGCTCTTCGACCAGGTCGGCGGCGGGATCACTCCGGACACCTCGGGCAACAACAAGGACGGCACTCTCTTCGGCGCGACCCCTGCGAGCAGAGTGACGGGCGGAGCGCTGCGCTTCGACGGGGGCCAATTCGTGGCGTCGAAGGGTCCGTTGGTCGACACGAGCAGCAGCTTCTCCGTATCGGCACGGGTCAAGCTGAACGACACGGACCGCTCGCAGACGGTGGTGAGTCAGGACGGACCGGAGTCCAGCGGCTTCCTGCTC
It contains:
- a CDS encoding GDSL-type esterase/lipase family protein, whose translation is MTWRRRIAGPLIAVVSALILLTLPALPTAAAEPEEPAPATESAAAPWENPGPYGVKVKIGVTHTFYYPDGMGDGGRKHPVILWGNGTGVIPGVYSSLLRHWAGQGFIVAAANTPNGNFGISMLHGIDKLTDWNADPRSEFHERVDLANIGASGHSQGGSGAINAGADRRVKTTAPIQPGPLNSPSALRGPALFLAGERDLIVPPALVRSLYDHADQVPAVYAELKGARHVTTVGDAGGFRGATTAWFRHQLMGDAAAGALFFGPDCGLCNDPAWSDFRRNSGAEPSTTATTANTATTATTATADAATANTGSTATKATTAAKASTPAQQSAKVRYVALGDSAAAGPLILPPDLRQPGCLRTTRNYPARTARALGTAEFTDVTCSSAKTTDLTGSQKTPLGAVPPQLDALDADTTLVTLHIGANDISLSSLMGDCLSPLRLPLTSRCADTYQDNGRDQWKEKIADLAPRIDDTIGAIQARAPRAAVHVVGYGSYLPPGGCHPRVPILPRDATYIHSTIGHLNTMLEQRAAAKGVHYIDLAAGSTGHDVCRPPGTRWIEPYVPASPAAPFHPNALGMKGFADIVTAAVTDA
- a CDS encoding class I SAM-dependent methyltransferase → MTDQSPSPSAASGDGLKDCCAASYSSDVVALLLGDSYHPGGSALTRRLAEGLQLTKSSRVLDVASGRGTTALLLADTYGVRVEGVDYSPANIALAQGAASAVGLGDRATFITGDAEGLPHPDGVFEAVVCECALCTFPDKAQAAAEFARVLTPGGRVGITDVTALPDRLPPELTGLAARIACIADARPLSEYSQILAAAGLRTVRTERHDQAMTRMIDQIEARLNLLHMTASTNLIAAGVDLDAAPPVLAAARTAVSDGTLGYALLIAEKSR
- a CDS encoding radical SAM protein, encoding MFVEFTKSICPLCKTPVDAQVNIRDDKVYLRKRCREHGEFEALVYGDAEEYMSSARFNKPGTIPLAFQTEVKDGCPSDCGLCPEHKQHACLGIIEVNTGCNLDCPICFADSGHQSDGYSITHEQCERMLDVFVASEGEAEVVMFSGGEPTIHRHILDFIDLAQARPIRNVNLNTNGIRLATDHNFIAELGQRNQVPGRSVNVYLQFDGFEERTHREIRGRDLRTFKQRALDNCAEAGLTVTLVAAVERGLNEHELGDIVEFGIDHPAVRSVAFQPVTHSGRHVAFDPLDRLTNPDVIKLINAQRPQWFRKGDFFPVPCCFPTCRSITYLLVDGEPGNRNVVPIPRLLQVEDYLDYVTNRVMPDAGIREALEKLWSASAFMGTETTEAQLHATAQALDCEEACGIDLPEAVKNLGDKAFMIVVQDFQDPYTLNVKQLMKCCVEEITPDGRLIPFCAYNSVGYREQIRAQMSGVQVADVVPNALPLAAQLTDTAYGSKTARHASASAGEGNPE
- a CDS encoding MauE/DoxX family redox-associated membrane protein, with the protein product MTLRIVFGALYAAMAAGQLASFGQMPAIMTAYGLVTDAGAGALAVALIAGELVSGLWLLARPRSRAITPVWVFTAVAVVWALLAVQAYIRGLAVTNCGCFGIYLAQSLNWVVLIQDGLLLLYAGLLLRAARRPGETRSQEAVSEVHRR
- a CDS encoding peroxiredoxin-like family protein, with product MVLREAVEDRPGAALGIALQSGAVELRLAAERGQADRALPVGAQAPGFSLPSATGRTVTLDGLLAEGPAVLTFYRGAWCPYCNIALRSLQQHHDAIAAHGARPVAVSPQIPDESLSLTEKHELAFDVLSDIGADTAKQYGLAYDLPGDLAGVYDRLGFDLQRVNGGHARTLPLPATYVINQAGAIQWAFVDTDYTKRAEPADIIAALHSLG
- a CDS encoding TetR family transcriptional regulator C-terminal domain-containing protein, with translation MPAVTDFFTRLIETRCRGEFAQWGCMVSNAHAGAENGDPGVRALLDRQHDRLRDALHAALVTAQAQDQLALGSDPAAAAEVLALLAHGVNLRSRAGADARRLKKTVTSALDAIGGTAV
- a CDS encoding SRPBCC family protein; translated protein: MTGARLARIAAWTVGVGGVLGGTYLGLVTGAVPLDVGVGRRTRPLGPQTVDIAAAREVVFDVVAQPYLGRAPRAMREKLSVLERGSDLVLAEHFTPVAGGRLRAVTVETVRFSRPGRIDFRLVRGPVPQVTESFVLSEHASGTRLVYEGQMGTDLWALGQWWGAAVAARWEATVAASLASVREEAERRARS
- a CDS encoding DUF427 domain-containing protein → MRAVWKGAVLAQAERTVVVEDNDYFPPESLNRGYVSESRRRSLCLWKGIARYYGLIVDGQDYANAAWCYPHPSLSAKKIKSHVAFSNGVTVEAVPEPGR